A genome region from Leishmania mexicana MHOM/GT/2001/U1103 complete genome, chromosome 28 includes the following:
- a CDS encoding phosphorylase kinase-like protein, with the protein MTAGKVIGDVVQYRLDTSIASGAFSTVWRCSELSSGRTYAVKIVEKKAALRNKMTGALIREVNALEIAGSSPYVTRLVDKMVSKHNYYLVMDLAEGGTLLDIIRERRQELRQLQVSSSSGCSVMDSLQLSAMLFMPYDRVRYYFKQLLLALSALHDRNIVHRDVKPENILLNKHRTRLLLSDFGFACHSMLGAQLHRACGTLKYCAPELLHEHPSYDGRKVDVWAAGITLYMMLFGGYPYRCSRGDPDAFLEVIETTTYRIPRPIPALIEDILQHMLCIDSAQRWSVKQLLQHPWITGLELRSPSASPATSVIALSAEVLVPPAVSVPDTEGAITEMPSEDCPPVDSLPSDEDDVDDGFYQSINHDQLSSSVSSGLNGSTISTHQSRERSSLSESRRLHREAFPLAVSPASPLHCGDPAVVQGGEPETPGASKALGLQPPTGNSRTCAKEEILKYGIEFTSLTSIESFVASGDEGETDDSEDEGRFWEEMREGSATRDHLGNATMSSSLYTRASDASDAQQSGLRGLCSYGLWLTARMAAYLVSFIAVHVVAVALRVFLKRDIIDLPLPEGIRDYISFLYTPLHRPHAHLSGAAPRLRHSRGGSSTASALALRQKGSHGDSSARGRQVELPIPGSGLRHYVRSAGRLMQGSFMGSAVLSPNAPLVDFAHCKTPVPCPRKHSKDHSLSSTPGASSLATVAPTQSSAKRQSMESGEATTAEAYAENVELPAFPPLNLTKRWENTIRVVSPADGNEQRGRQESDSSLRKELRSTRPPPPPLISVGDPISAMTAAVASLRTLTSAKTPVRNEAQVDSQEGVTDDTGSCDSALDKSACLLYQNIMFSPLDLIPMALGDHQHEMETFPAAATTGHA; encoded by the coding sequence GCAGGGAAAGTGATCGGTGATGTGGTGCAATACCGCCTGGATACTTCTATTGCAAGTGGTGCCTTCAGCACtgtgtggcggtgctcgGAGCTCTCATCGGGGCGCACCTACGCCGTGAAGATCGTGGAAAAGAAGGCGGCCCTTCGGAACAAGATGACGGGGGCCCTTATTCGCGAGGTCAACGCACTCGAGATTGCTGGGAGCTCTCCCTACGTGACTAGGCTCGTGGACAAGATGGTATCCAAGCACAACTACTACCTTGTCATGGACCTCGCCGAGGGTGGAACGCTGCTGGATATAATTCGCGAGCGACGCCAGGAGTTgaggcagctgcaggtgtcGTCATCCAGTGGCTGCTCTGTGATGGACTCGCTGCAGTTGTCGGCCATGCTGTTCATGCCGTACGATCGCGTGCGGTACTACTTtaagcagctgctgctggcgctgtcCGCGCTGCATGACCGCAACATTGTCCACCGCGACGTCAAGCCGGAGAACATTCTGCTGAACAAGCATCGAACACGATTGTTGCTCTCTGACTTTGGGTTTGCGTGTCATTCCATGCTTGGCgctcagctgcaccgcgcaTGCGGTACGCTGAAGTACTGTGCCCCTGAGCTCCTTCATGAGCACCCTTCCTACGATGGTCGAAAGGTCGACGTCTGGGCCGCTGGCATCACTCTTTACATGATGCTCTTCGGCGGGTATCCGTACCGCTGCTCGCGCGGCGACCCCGATGCGTTTCTGGAGGTGATCGAGACGACCACATATCGCATTCCACGCCCCATCCCGGCTTTGATCGAGGACATTTTGCAGCACATGTTGTGCATAGACTCGGCCCAGCGCTGGTCTGTGAAACAGCTTCTGCAGCATCCGTGGATAACCGGATTGGAGCTGCGTTCACCATCTGCGAGCCCGGCTACCTCGGTGATTGCTTTGTCTGCAgaggtgctggtgccgcccGCCGTCAGCGTGCCGGATACCGAGGGGGCGATTACTGAGATGCCCTCCGAGGACTGCCCACCCGTGGACTCCTTGCCGtccgacgaggacgacgtcgacgacggcTTCTACCAGAGCATTAATCATGATcagctgagcagcagcgtaaGCAGCGGCCTCAATGGCAGCACCATTTCGACACACCAGTCTCGGGAGCGGTCCTCGCTTTCTGAATCACGGCGCTTGCACAGGGAGGCCTTCCCCCTCGCCGTTTCTCCCGCCTCGCCGCTTCATTGCGGAGACCCCGCCGTTGTGCAAGGTGGCGAACCGGAGACGCCTGGCGCATCGAAAGCGCTTGGCTTACAGCCGCCCACCGGGAActcgcgcacgtgcgccaaGGAAGAAATCCTTAAGTACGGGATTGAGTTCACCTCCTTGACCTCTATCGAGAGCTTCGTCGCGAGCGGCGATGAGGGGGAGACAGACGACTCTGAAGACGAGGGGCGCTTCTGGGAGGAGATGCGTGAGGGTTCCGCGACTAGGGACCACCTCGGGAACGCCACcatgagcagcagcctcTACACACGAGCTTCGGACGCGAGCGATGCGCAACAAAGTGGACTGCGGGGTCTGTGCTCATACGGCCTGTGGCTGACCGCGCGCATGGCCGCCTACCTCGTTTCCTTCATCGCGGTTCATGTtgtggccgtggcgctgcgtgtATTTTTGAAGCGCGACATCATCGATCTCCCCTTGCCAGAAGGCATACGTGACTACATCTCCTTTCTCTACACCCCCCTGCACCGGCCCCATGCGCACCTCAGCGGCGCGGCACCGAGACTTCGCCATTCGCGTGGCGGGTCCTCTACCGCCTCGGCGCTCGCGCTTCGCCAGAAAGGTAGCCACGGTGACAGTAGCGCTCGTGGTCGCCAAGTGGAGTTGCCTATTCCAGGATCTGGCCTGCGGCACtacgtgcgcagcgcaggtAGGCTCATGCAGGGCTCGTTCATGGGCAGTGCCGTGTTGTCGCCCAACGCCCCTCTGGTGGATTTTGCGCACTGCAAGACGCCCGTACCGTGCCCTCGAAAACACTCAAAGGACCACTCCCTGTCGTCGACCCCTGGAGCGTCGAGCCTCGCCACGGTGGCTCCGACACAGTCATCCGCGAAACGGCAATCTATGGAGAGTGGTGAGGCGACCACCGCCGAGGCATACGCGGAAAATGTGGAGCTACCCGCCTTTCCTCCGCTGAACTTAACGAAGAGATGGGAAAATACAATTCGCGTGGTGTCACCAGCCGACGGAAACGAGCAGCGGGGCCGGCAGGAAAGCGACTCGTCGCTGCGCAAGGAGCTGAGGAGCAcgcggccaccacctccaccgctcATTTCAGTCGGAGACCCTATCTCGGCGATGACTGCGGCGGTAGCCAGCCTTCGCACCCTGACCAGCGCCAAGACACCGGTGAGGAACGAAGCTCAGGTGGACTCCCAGGAGGGAGTCACTGACGATACCGGCAGCTGTGACAGCGCGCTGGACAAGTCGGCCTGCTTGCTTTATCAAAACATTATGTTCTCTCCTCTTGACCTCATACCGATGGCGCTGGGCGACCATCAGCACGAAATGGAGACCTTCCCTGCTGCGGCTACGACGGGTCATGCGTGA